One segment of Streptomyces roseifaciens DNA contains the following:
- a CDS encoding acyl-CoA desaturase translates to MTASPDVIEDAPKAQEAPLPSATLGGDSKRSVEQIALLLFITVPFLALVAAIPLAWGWGVSWLDLGLMVAMYYIGCHGITIGFHRYFTHGSFKAKRPLRIALAIMGSMAVEGPVVRWVADHRRHHRFSDAEGDPHSPWRYGETVPALMKGLWWAHVGWMFDEEQTPQHKYAPDLIKDPDVRAVSRQFVLWTSVSLLIPPLVGGLATWSWQGAVTAFFWGSLVRVALLHHVTWSINSICHAVGKRPFKSRDRSGNVWWLAILSCGESWHNLHHADPTSARHGVLKGQLDSSARLIRWFEQAGWAYDVRWPKADRLESRRKERAAEAA, encoded by the coding sequence ATGACTGCAAGCCCCGACGTGATCGAAGACGCGCCGAAGGCCCAGGAAGCCCCGCTCCCCTCCGCCACGCTCGGCGGCGACAGCAAGCGCTCGGTCGAGCAGATCGCCCTGCTGCTGTTCATCACCGTGCCGTTCCTCGCCCTCGTCGCGGCGATCCCGCTGGCCTGGGGCTGGGGAGTGAGCTGGCTCGACCTGGGCCTGATGGTGGCCATGTACTACATCGGCTGCCACGGCATCACCATCGGCTTCCACCGCTATTTCACGCACGGCTCCTTCAAGGCCAAGCGGCCGCTGCGGATCGCCCTGGCGATCATGGGGTCGATGGCGGTGGAAGGCCCCGTGGTCCGCTGGGTCGCCGATCACCGCAGGCACCACCGGTTCTCCGACGCCGAGGGCGACCCGCACTCCCCCTGGCGCTACGGCGAGACGGTGCCGGCCCTGATGAAGGGGCTCTGGTGGGCCCACGTCGGCTGGATGTTCGACGAGGAGCAGACCCCCCAGCACAAGTACGCCCCCGATCTGATCAAGGATCCCGACGTCCGGGCGGTCTCCCGCCAGTTCGTGCTGTGGACGTCGGTGTCCCTGCTGATCCCGCCGCTCGTCGGCGGCCTGGCCACCTGGTCCTGGCAGGGGGCCGTGACGGCGTTCTTCTGGGGTTCGCTGGTACGGGTGGCCCTGCTGCACCATGTGACGTGGTCCATCAACTCCATCTGCCACGCCGTGGGCAAGCGCCCGTTCAAATCCCGCGACCGCTCGGGCAACGTGTGGTGGCTGGCGATCCTCTCCTGTGGTGAGTCCTGGCACAACCTGCACCACGCGGACCCGACCTCCGCCCGGCACGGCGTGCTGAAGGGGCAGCTGGACTCCAGCGCCCGCCTCATCCGCTGGTTCGAGCAGGCAGGCTGGGCGTACGACGTGCGGTGGCCGAAGGCGGACCGCTTGGAATCCCGGCGGAAGGAGCGTGCCGCCGAGGCGGCATGA
- a CDS encoding TetR/AcrR family transcriptional regulator has translation MIDSVAIDSNTTSNKDRAQAAGTRRTRRVRMTGAERREQLLDIGRTLFAERGFEGTSVEEIAAKAGVSKPVVYEHFGGKEGLYAVVVDREMRQLLDMVTGALTAGHPRELLEQAAFALLDYIETYTDGFRILVRDSPVAQSTGTFASLISDIATQVEDILGLEFKARGFDAKLAPLYAQALVGMVALTGQWWLDVRKPKKAEVAAHLVNLAWHGLDGLEPKPRLVGHRRA, from the coding sequence ATGATTGACAGCGTGGCGATCGACAGCAATACCACCAGTAACAAGGACCGGGCCCAGGCTGCGGGGACCCGGCGCACCCGGCGGGTGCGGATGACCGGCGCGGAGCGCCGTGAGCAGCTGCTGGACATCGGTCGCACACTCTTCGCCGAGCGCGGCTTCGAGGGCACGTCCGTCGAGGAGATCGCGGCCAAGGCCGGGGTCTCCAAGCCCGTCGTCTACGAGCACTTCGGCGGCAAGGAGGGGCTGTACGCGGTGGTCGTCGACCGCGAGATGCGGCAGCTGCTGGACATGGTCACCGGCGCCCTCACCGCGGGCCACCCGCGGGAGCTGCTGGAACAGGCCGCGTTCGCCCTCCTCGACTACATCGAGACGTACACGGACGGCTTCCGCATCCTCGTCCGCGACTCGCCGGTGGCCCAGTCCACCGGCACCTTCGCCTCCCTGATCAGCGACATCGCCACCCAGGTCGAGGACATCCTCGGCCTGGAATTCAAGGCCCGCGGCTTCGACGCGAAACTGGCCCCCCTGTACGCCCAGGCCCTCGTCGGCATGGTCGCCCTCACGGGCCAGTGGTGGCTGGACGTCCGCAAGCCGAAGAAGGCGGAGGTGGCGGCGCATCTGGTGAATCTGGCCTGGCACGGGCTGGACGGCCTGGAGCCGAAGCCGCGCCTTGTCGGGCACAGGCGCGCCTGA
- a CDS encoding trans-aconitate 2-methyltransferase has protein sequence MTTTTATPVWDPEQYLRHSGPRSRPFHDLLARVPLRDPARIVDLGCGPGNVTALLAERWPAARITGLDNSEAMLREARAGVPGVTFAHADLREWAPEGTYDLIISSATFQWVRGHAESFPRWVEGLAPGGVFAFTVPGNFDAPSHVLLHELCESAAWRGRLGGLYRPGCVLTPAEYLERLAGLGLAVDAWETTYVHVLEGEDAVLDWTKGTTLRPVLTALADDAEATSSFLSEYGALLREAYPPGPHGTLFPFRRIFAVARQG, from the coding sequence ATGACGACGACCACTGCCACGCCTGTCTGGGACCCCGAGCAGTACCTGCGTCACTCCGGCCCCCGGTCCCGGCCCTTCCACGACCTCCTCGCCCGCGTCCCGCTCCGCGATCCCGCGCGGATCGTGGACCTCGGCTGCGGCCCGGGCAACGTCACGGCCCTGCTCGCCGAGCGGTGGCCGGCGGCGCGGATCACGGGGCTGGACAACTCGGAGGCGATGCTGCGGGAGGCGCGGGCCGGGGTGCCGGGTGTGACCTTCGCCCACGCCGACCTGAGGGAGTGGGCGCCGGAGGGGACGTACGACCTGATCATCTCCAGCGCGACGTTCCAGTGGGTGCGGGGGCATGCGGAGTCGTTCCCGCGGTGGGTGGAGGGGCTCGCCCCCGGCGGGGTCTTCGCCTTCACCGTGCCGGGGAACTTCGACGCCCCGAGCCACGTGCTCCTGCACGAGCTCTGCGAGAGCGCGGCCTGGCGGGGCCGGCTGGGCGGGCTCTACCGGCCCGGGTGCGTGCTCACACCCGCGGAGTACCTGGAACGGCTCGCCGGCCTGGGCCTGGCGGTGGACGCCTGGGAGACGACGTACGTCCACGTGCTGGAGGGCGAGGACGCGGTCCTGGACTGGACGAAGGGCACGACCCTGAGGCCGGTCCTGACGGCGCTCGCGGACGACGCGGAGGCGACGTCGAGCTTCCTGTCGGAATACGGCGCGCTCCTCCGCGAGGCGTACCCCCCGGGCCCGCACGGCACGCTCTTCCCGTTCCGACGGATCTTCGCAGTGGCCCGCCAGGGCTGA
- a CDS encoding MarR family winged helix-turn-helix transcriptional regulator has product MEDEVDRLVSAWRRERPDLDVEPLEVLSRVSRLARHLDRARRLAFAEHELEPWEFDVLTALRRAGAPYQLSPGQLLTQTLVTSGTMTNRIDRLAKKGLVQREPDPSDRRGVLVRLTDEGRDRADEALAGLLEQERAILVELSRTQRRELADLLRQLTAPFDNTPG; this is encoded by the coding sequence ATGGAGGACGAGGTCGATCGGCTGGTTTCAGCATGGCGCCGCGAGCGCCCTGACCTCGACGTGGAGCCACTCGAGGTGCTCAGTCGCGTGAGCAGGCTCGCGCGCCACCTCGACCGGGCCCGCCGCCTGGCCTTCGCCGAGCACGAGCTGGAGCCCTGGGAGTTCGACGTCCTGACGGCGCTGCGCCGCGCCGGGGCCCCGTACCAGCTCTCGCCCGGCCAGCTGCTCACCCAGACGCTGGTCACCTCCGGCACGATGACCAACCGCATCGACCGGCTCGCGAAGAAGGGCCTCGTCCAGCGCGAGCCCGACCCGAGCGACCGCCGCGGCGTGCTGGTGCGCCTCACCGACGAGGGCCGGGACCGCGCCGACGAGGCGCTGGCCGGGCTCCTGGAGCAGGAGCGCGCCATCCTCGTCGAGCTGTCCCGCACCCAGCGCCGTGAGCTGGCCGATCTGCTACGCCAGCTGACCGCCCCGTTCGACAACACTCCCGGTTAG
- a CDS encoding response regulator transcription factor, which translates to MARIRVLVVDDHRIFAESLAAALAAEQDVEVSAAGSGPAALRALERAAAEGRRFDVLLIDADLGTVAQDGGVPGQLRGQAHGSVHEGGGPGEGAVDGISLVAGVRSAHPAVRTVVLAERDDPRRAAAALQAGAGGWVAKDCSLSRLLAVIRGVLRDETHLPPALLTGVLRELTAARKHRTESERLVESLTPREREVLRCMVAGLGRKAVAERLYLSPHTVRTHMQNVLGKLGVHSTLAAVALARRAGVGPVDLTGSVVERGGQLA; encoded by the coding sequence GTGGCACGTATTCGGGTACTGGTGGTCGACGACCACCGCATCTTCGCCGAGTCGCTCGCCGCCGCCCTCGCGGCCGAGCAGGACGTGGAGGTCTCCGCGGCCGGCAGCGGGCCGGCGGCGCTGCGCGCGCTGGAGCGGGCGGCAGCCGAGGGGCGCCGCTTCGACGTGCTCCTCATCGACGCCGATCTCGGCACGGTCGCGCAGGACGGCGGCGTGCCCGGGCAGCTCAGGGGCCAGGCCCACGGCTCCGTGCACGAGGGCGGCGGGCCGGGGGAGGGCGCGGTCGACGGCATCTCCCTCGTGGCCGGAGTCCGCAGTGCGCACCCCGCGGTGCGCACGGTGGTGCTCGCCGAGCGGGACGACCCCAGAAGGGCCGCGGCGGCCCTGCAGGCGGGCGCCGGCGGCTGGGTGGCCAAGGACTGCTCGCTGTCGCGGCTGCTGGCCGTCATCCGCGGCGTCCTGCGCGACGAGACGCACCTGCCGCCCGCCCTGCTGACGGGCGTGCTGCGCGAGCTCACGGCCGCCCGCAAGCACCGCACGGAGAGCGAGCGGCTGGTGGAGTCCCTCACGCCGCGCGAGCGCGAAGTGCTGCGCTGCATGGTGGCCGGGCTCGGCCGCAAGGCCGTCGCCGAGCGGCTCTACCTCTCGCCGCACACCGTCCGCACCCACATGCAGAACGTCCTGGGCAAGCTCGGGGTGCACTCCACGCTCGCGGCGGTCGCGCTGGCGCGGCGCGCCGGGGTGGGGCCGGTGGACCTAACCGGGAGTGTTGTCGAACGGGGCGGTCAGCTGGCGTAG
- the galK gene encoding galactokinase — translation MNTAAEGFERVYGYAPEGVWAAPGRVNLIGEYTDVNEGHVLPIALPQCTRVAAAARTDGVLRLRSREAAGTAEAALAALAPGRVEGWAAYPAGVAWALREAGLPVGGADVYVESDVPAGAGLSSSAALEVATALALTELHGAACDRPALARLAQRAENAFVGVPCGLMDQAASACCTAGHALHLDTRDLALRQVPLDLAAHGLRLLVVDTRVRHALADGAYAARRAGCEAGARALGVRALRDVPYGELDAALGGLADAGVRRLVRHVVTEEERVRRVVELLGAGEPRAAGPLLTAGHASLRDDFAVSCPELDLAVAVANEAGALGARMTGAGFGGSALALVEETAAEAVGGAVTAAFAAAGHRPPRVLAAVAGGGARRVCRGGERAATTGTPRTPP, via the coding sequence GTGAACACCGCCGCCGAGGGCTTCGAGCGCGTCTACGGGTACGCCCCCGAGGGCGTCTGGGCCGCACCCGGCCGGGTCAACCTCATCGGCGAGTACACCGACGTCAACGAGGGCCACGTCCTGCCGATCGCCCTCCCGCAGTGCACCCGGGTCGCCGCGGCGGCCCGTACGGACGGCGTGCTGCGGCTGCGCTCGCGCGAGGCGGCGGGCACGGCCGAGGCGGCCCTCGCGGCGCTCGCCCCCGGCCGCGTGGAGGGCTGGGCCGCCTATCCGGCGGGCGTCGCCTGGGCGCTGCGCGAGGCGGGCCTGCCGGTGGGCGGCGCCGACGTGTACGTCGAGAGCGACGTGCCGGCGGGCGCGGGCCTGTCGTCCTCCGCCGCCCTGGAGGTCGCCACGGCCCTGGCGCTCACCGAGCTGCACGGCGCCGCCTGCGACCGCCCCGCCCTCGCCCGGCTCGCGCAGCGCGCCGAGAACGCCTTCGTGGGCGTCCCCTGCGGGCTCATGGACCAGGCCGCGTCCGCCTGCTGCACCGCCGGCCACGCCCTGCACCTGGACACCCGTGACCTCGCGCTGCGCCAGGTGCCCCTCGACCTGGCCGCGCACGGGCTGCGGCTGCTCGTCGTCGACACCCGCGTCCGGCACGCCCTGGCCGACGGCGCGTACGCGGCGCGGCGCGCGGGCTGCGAGGCGGGGGCCCGGGCGCTGGGCGTGCGGGCGCTGCGGGACGTGCCGTACGGGGAGCTGGACGCGGCGCTGGGCGGGCTCGCCGATGCGGGCGTGCGGCGACTCGTGCGGCACGTGGTGACCGAGGAGGAGCGCGTCCGGCGGGTCGTGGAGCTCCTCGGCGCGGGCGAGCCGCGCGCGGCCGGGCCCCTGCTGACCGCCGGGCACGCCTCCCTGCGCGACGACTTCGCGGTCTCCTGCCCGGAGCTGGATCTGGCCGTCGCGGTCGCGAACGAAGCGGGCGCGCTCGGAGCGCGGATGACCGGTGCGGGATTCGGCGGCTCGGCGCTGGCGCTCGTGGAGGAGACGGCCGCCGAGGCGGTCGGCGGGGCCGTCACGGCCGCCTTCGCGGCGGCCGGGCACCGTCCGCCCCGTGTCCTCGCAGCGGTGGCGGGCGGCGGCGCGCGGCGGGTGTGCCGAGGTGGGGAGCGGGCCGCAACGACGGGAACGCCGCGGACCCCTCCGTGA
- the galE gene encoding UDP-glucose 4-epimerase GalE, whose amino-acid sequence MSESSRKCLVTGGAGYVGSVVAAHLLAAGHTVTVLDDLSTGHRAAVPEGAAFVEGRVQDAGRWLDSSYDAVLHFAAFSQVGQSVADPEPYWRNNVGGTADLLAAMRDAGVRTLVFSSTAATYGEPADVPITEDAPTAPTNPYGATKLAVDHMIGGECAAHGLAAVSLRYFNVAGAYGPYGERHDPETHLIPLVLQVARGEREAVAVYGDDYPTPDGTCIRDYIHVADLAEAHLLALSAARDGEHLICNLGNGNGFSVHEVIETVRKVTGHPVPQIAAPRRAGDPAVLVASAERARETLGWTPRRPDLAGIVADAWEFARRGPEQ is encoded by the coding sequence ATGAGCGAGAGCAGCAGGAAGTGCCTGGTCACGGGCGGCGCGGGCTACGTCGGCAGCGTCGTGGCGGCGCATCTGCTGGCCGCGGGGCACACCGTGACCGTCCTCGACGACCTCTCGACCGGGCACCGGGCCGCCGTCCCGGAGGGCGCCGCCTTCGTCGAGGGCCGCGTGCAGGACGCGGGCCGGTGGCTCGACAGCTCCTACGACGCCGTGCTGCACTTCGCGGCGTTCTCGCAGGTCGGCCAGTCCGTGGCCGACCCCGAGCCGTACTGGCGCAACAACGTCGGCGGCACCGCGGACCTGCTCGCCGCCATGCGTGACGCGGGTGTGCGCACCCTGGTCTTCTCGTCCACCGCGGCCACCTACGGCGAACCGGCCGACGTCCCCATCACCGAGGACGCCCCCACCGCCCCCACCAACCCCTACGGCGCCACCAAGCTCGCCGTGGACCACATGATCGGCGGGGAGTGCGCCGCCCACGGCCTGGCCGCCGTCTCCCTGCGCTACTTCAACGTGGCGGGCGCGTACGGGCCCTACGGCGAGCGGCACGACCCCGAGACGCACCTCATCCCGCTCGTCCTGCAGGTGGCCCGGGGCGAGCGCGAGGCCGTCGCGGTCTACGGCGACGACTACCCGACCCCGGACGGCACCTGCATCCGCGACTACATCCACGTCGCCGACCTCGCCGAGGCCCACCTGCTCGCCCTCTCCGCCGCCCGCGACGGCGAGCACCTCATCTGCAACCTGGGCAACGGCAACGGCTTCTCCGTCCACGAGGTGATCGAGACCGTCCGCAAGGTCACCGGGCACCCCGTCCCGCAGATCGCCGCCCCGCGCCGCGCGGGGGACCCGGCCGTCCTCGTGGCCTCCGCCGAGCGCGCCCGCGAGACCCTCGGCTGGACCCCGCGCCGCCCGGACCTGGCCGGAATCGTCGCCGACGCCTGGGAGTTCGCGCGCCGCGGGCCCGAGCAGTGA
- the galT gene encoding galactose-1-phosphate uridylyltransferase, whose protein sequence is MRKTATKLADGRELIYYDAGDAVLRDAPDPRPLPPATPPVTEVRHDRILGEDVVIASHRQTRTFLPPAEACPLCPSSPGHPTEIPAPDYEVAVFENRFPSLAGTAGRCEVVCFTPDHHASFAGLTDARAALVLAVWTDRTAELAALPSVRQVFCFENRGEEIGVTLGHPHGQIYAYPFVTPRTERMLASAAAHATRTGGGRNLFDDVVAAEHEDGRRVVLATDHWTAFVPYAARWPYEVHLYPRRRVPDLLALGDAARTEFPQVYLELLRRFDRIFDGREGGDGHSTGLPPALPPTPYVSAWHQAPFRDPRRSEFALHLELFTVRRAPGKLKFLAGSESGMNVFINDVPPEAAAERLREVASE, encoded by the coding sequence GTGAGGAAGACGGCAACCAAGCTCGCCGACGGCCGTGAGCTGATCTACTACGACGCCGGCGACGCAGTTTTACGCGACGCCCCGGACCCCCGCCCCCTTCCCCCCGCCACACCCCCCGTCACCGAAGTCCGCCACGACCGAATCCTCGGCGAGGACGTCGTCATCGCCTCCCACCGCCAGACCCGCACCTTCCTCCCACCCGCGGAAGCGTGCCCCCTGTGCCCCTCAAGTCCCGGGCACCCCACGGAAATCCCCGCCCCCGACTACGAAGTCGCCGTCTTCGAGAACCGCTTCCCGTCCCTCGCGGGCACCGCGGGCCGGTGCGAAGTAGTCTGCTTCACGCCCGACCACCACGCCTCCTTCGCCGGCCTCACCGACGCCCGCGCAGCCCTCGTGCTCGCCGTCTGGACCGACCGCACCGCCGAGCTGGCCGCGCTCCCCTCCGTGCGGCAGGTGTTCTGCTTCGAGAACCGCGGCGAGGAGATCGGCGTCACCCTCGGCCACCCGCACGGCCAGATCTACGCGTACCCGTTCGTGACCCCGCGCACGGAGCGCATGCTCGCCTCCGCCGCCGCGCACGCGACCCGCACCGGCGGCGGCCGTAACCTCTTCGACGATGTCGTGGCCGCCGAGCACGAGGACGGCCGCCGCGTCGTCCTCGCCACCGACCACTGGACGGCCTTCGTCCCGTACGCCGCCCGCTGGCCGTACGAGGTGCACCTGTACCCGCGTCGCCGCGTGCCCGACCTGCTCGCGCTCGGCGACGCGGCGCGCACAGAGTTCCCACAGGTCTACCTGGAACTGTTGCGCCGGTTCGACCGGATCTTCGATGGGCGGGAAGGCGGGGACGGGCACAGCACCGGCCTGCCACCCGCCCTGCCGCCCACCCCGTACGTCTCCGCCTGGCACCAGGCGCCGTTCCGGGACCCCCGCAGGAGTGAATTCGCGCTCCACCTCGAGCTCTTCACCGTCCGCCGGGCTCCCGGCAAGCTGAAGTTCCTCGCTGGTTCCGAATCCGGCATGAACGTGTTCATCAACGATGTGCCGCCCGAGGCCGCGGCGGAGCGACTGCGAGAGGTAGCGAGCGAATGA
- a CDS encoding response regulator transcription factor: MGVRLMVVDDHRLLAEALASALKLRGHRVLAAAAPSAGAADLVVSRAPEVCLLGTATPAEPGAFDPIVRIKRDRPQVAVVVLGPVPSPLGIAAAFAAGASGYVRHNERIEGVERAMMKARAGEAAVDPQLLQGAFTELLNPAAQPDDEGARLLQLLTPREVEVLVRVAEGEDTRLIAAGMGIAPSTARTHVQRVLMKLGVGSRLEAAALAARTGLLDRAAAGPGPLPPQRGPAAP, encoded by the coding sequence ATGGGCGTGCGGCTCATGGTGGTCGATGATCACCGACTGCTGGCCGAGGCGCTCGCCTCGGCCCTGAAGCTGCGCGGGCACCGGGTCCTGGCCGCGGCCGCGCCGAGCGCGGGCGCCGCCGACCTGGTGGTGAGCCGCGCTCCGGAAGTGTGCCTGCTGGGCACCGCCACCCCGGCCGAGCCGGGGGCCTTCGATCCGATCGTCCGCATCAAGCGCGACCGGCCGCAGGTGGCCGTCGTGGTGCTCGGCCCCGTGCCGAGCCCGCTCGGCATCGCCGCGGCCTTCGCCGCCGGCGCGTCGGGCTACGTGCGGCACAACGAGCGGATCGAAGGCGTCGAGCGCGCCATGATGAAGGCGAGGGCGGGCGAGGCCGCGGTCGATCCCCAGCTCCTGCAAGGGGCGTTCACGGAGCTCCTCAACCCCGCCGCCCAGCCGGACGACGAGGGCGCGCGGCTCCTGCAGCTCCTCACGCCGCGGGAGGTGGAGGTCCTCGTACGGGTCGCGGAGGGCGAGGACACGCGGCTGATCGCGGCAGGCATGGGCATAGCGCCGAGCACGGCCCGGACGCACGTGCAGCGGGTGCTGATGAAGCTGGGGGTGGGTTCGAGGCTGGAGGCGGCGGCCCTCGCCGCGCGTACGGGGCTTCTGGACCGCGCGGCCGCCGGTCCGGGCCCGCTGCCCCCGCAGAGGGGCCCTGCGGCTCCGTAG
- a CDS encoding PQQ-binding-like beta-propeller repeat protein → MSTPPQPPNQPQPGFGAPSPSYGYPPQQPAPAQGAPAPQPPPGPPGPPPAGQPGYGYPQTPPAAPQGPPPGGYGYPGPGQPPAGQPAQGYPQYGAYPQQQPGPYGAPGQYPGAPGGNGGDAAKKKRMAIIAGAVAAVLVLAGGGIWFATSGSGDDDKPNVSSNGQTGGTGNKGGQGGNGGEKPKTGAGKLLFNVEQEKVDDLVGMKGMWATDQVVAKSDIYKIVGYGLSGGKKWELPLDGAVCWAGPKATEDGKAVVLVSDGKPSSEKKYGGPCTQVIAFDVNKGTKLWQKSAKSGDRDVSFSEVTIGGGTVAAGGISGGAAWSLADGKELWAPKTDGEDCRDGGYGGGSKLVAVRRCGDIERGIVKIQTLDPKSGAVKSTYQMPPGLSWPHIASTDPLVVGANAGGSKGNGASDFFVIDDSAKDGKLRSKISTDNGKYEPRCPATEVEGCTKMVITKDTLYMPTEDHSSGDPNQSGRVNEIVAFDLSTGQTKGKTDGTPGSSLVPLGIDQDGYPIAYQIPTYNAGGKVMRIDPKTYKGEVLLKNADETSRPERELSPDFQQGLWAQGRLFLGTNYAHRTTAGLGKQYTMMIFGES, encoded by the coding sequence ATGTCAACACCGCCCCAGCCACCCAACCAGCCTCAGCCTGGCTTCGGGGCCCCCAGCCCCTCGTACGGCTACCCGCCGCAGCAGCCGGCGCCCGCGCAGGGCGCACCGGCGCCCCAGCCGCCGCCGGGCCCGCCCGGCCCGCCGCCGGCGGGTCAGCCCGGCTACGGGTACCCGCAGACGCCGCCCGCCGCGCCGCAGGGCCCGCCCCCGGGCGGCTACGGCTACCCGGGCCCGGGTCAGCCGCCCGCCGGCCAGCCCGCGCAGGGGTACCCGCAGTACGGCGCGTACCCGCAGCAGCAGCCCGGCCCGTACGGTGCGCCCGGCCAGTACCCCGGCGCGCCCGGTGGCAACGGCGGTGACGCCGCCAAGAAGAAGCGCATGGCGATCATCGCCGGCGCCGTGGCCGCGGTCCTCGTCCTCGCCGGCGGTGGCATCTGGTTCGCCACCAGCGGTAGCGGTGACGACGACAAGCCCAACGTCTCCAGCAACGGCCAGACCGGTGGCACCGGCAACAAGGGCGGCCAGGGCGGCAACGGCGGCGAGAAGCCGAAGACCGGCGCCGGCAAGCTGCTCTTCAACGTCGAGCAGGAGAAGGTCGACGACCTCGTCGGCATGAAGGGCATGTGGGCCACCGACCAGGTGGTCGCCAAGTCCGACATCTACAAGATCGTCGGCTATGGCCTGTCCGGCGGCAAGAAGTGGGAACTCCCGCTCGACGGCGCCGTCTGCTGGGCCGGACCGAAGGCCACGGAGGACGGCAAGGCCGTCGTCCTGGTCAGCGACGGCAAGCCCAGCTCGGAGAAGAAGTACGGCGGCCCCTGCACCCAGGTCATCGCCTTCGACGTCAACAAGGGCACCAAGCTCTGGCAGAAGTCCGCCAAGTCCGGTGACCGCGACGTGAGCTTCTCCGAGGTCACCATCGGCGGCGGCACGGTCGCCGCGGGCGGCATCAGCGGCGGGGCCGCCTGGTCGCTGGCGGACGGCAAGGAGCTGTGGGCGCCCAAGACCGACGGCGAGGACTGCCGTGACGGTGGCTACGGCGGCGGCAGCAAGCTCGTCGCCGTGCGCCGCTGCGGTGACATCGAGCGCGGCATCGTCAAGATCCAGACGCTCGACCCCAAGTCCGGCGCCGTGAAGTCCACGTACCAGATGCCGCCCGGCCTCTCCTGGCCGCACATCGCCTCCACCGACCCGCTCGTCGTCGGCGCCAACGCCGGTGGCAGCAAGGGCAACGGCGCGTCCGACTTCTTCGTGATCGACGACAGCGCCAAGGACGGCAAGCTGCGCAGCAAGATCTCCACGGACAACGGCAAGTACGAGCCGCGCTGCCCGGCGACCGAGGTCGAGGGCTGCACCAAGATGGTCATCACCAAGGACACGCTGTACATGCCGACCGAGGACCACTCCTCCGGCGACCCGAACCAGTCCGGCCGCGTCAACGAGATCGTCGCCTTCGACCTCTCCACCGGCCAGACCAAGGGCAAGACGGACGGCACGCCCGGCTCCAGCCTGGTGCCCCTCGGCATCGACCAGGACGGCTACCCGATCGCGTACCAGATCCCGACGTACAACGCGGGCGGCAAGGTCATGCGCATCGACCCCAAGACGTACAAGGGCGAAGTGCTGCTGAAGAACGCCGACGAGACGTCCCGGCCGGAGCGGGAGCTCTCGCCCGACTTCCAGCAGGGCCTGTGGGCCCAGGGCCGGCTCTTCCTCGGTACGAACTACGCGCACCGCACCACGGCCGGTCTCGGCAAGCAGTACACCATGATGATCTTCGGTGAGAGCTGA